Proteins from a single region of Candidatus Eisenbacteria bacterium:
- a CDS encoding right-handed parallel beta-helix repeat-containing protein — protein MEARRVFWVVASVLAAAVHAAPAGATVPCTVPATLAVVSDNRSADGSVMLTVSGERVATSGACDNGTTGFATSYSTTIVCDGPGIVKCGRVPGLAPGLWIHRVTAQVAGSAFQVQAQRGVILGGPGSLVSNVVEWTIFGRSFVVTQATDASLFAQLDAAQAYTASSGRPALVRFDRNTFPGAGSPQTIAVKPACLTQDDAICTPDHRATGYCLEGSDVTVDALDNDALPGAVVVDAGTCTRSLLRIYGSDNVLRGLVLRGSQKQSPVTAIDTIAISGLGARRNRLEECTVVGPTLGDAISVEANAGAPDGLPDPENVITGGEITGAEDKGIKVVGGGMAHVERSCIHDNANGGIQATLGGTVTAIENVVQHNVGGAAQNGLFVGVPETVGAANALTTRGNVVRFNGNRGISVVNNGAAVLVGDVVANNYQAGIRVETTLPNVHPTASVRGAGFTCNYAPGACFNSPGAFCREDGECTSGCIPGGGAARGVGAALAACTDPGCQEPSVDFGTSAGTAGRNALALNANPMGLPPGGINFSSALTAGPIAAAGNQWEHCDTPAPDPMDPNACYVDQAQMLDVRLGPGAAGVDLGAPPSPRHGPTPVVTAITPPRPYAGQLVRVYGGPFNAVDGAACQPNGLPADACSAENSAVATTNAAAVEGNRVTVTIGGQALAAEVHQVTPGMLVFKMPVDCFAQAVFTVARGSATSNPVMICDPDGCADRPVGAPCDDDSVCSDGDVCGLDGMCKNGPAIPCGGQCVLAACDPLTGCMPAPADTPCEDGDPCTAGDHCTGSDLACESGGPNPCVGQCLTGTCDPLVGCRPADELTSCDDGDACTTGDHCTGFDGGCTGKLVDCDDGKECTFDFCDPASGCLHEDLDPGTPCTTNDACHPGSACRAGECDPGGAISCDDGDACTVDVCEPESGCTNTPPPGILATTCHFDRLRALVGRVPASSAALAKKLGARIGCSEDRVTAAAGAPAGSRRQKRLARRGLRCASRVVDLARNAKGLEATLQQALVGEAETTRDAIRATFRLP, from the coding sequence GCCGTCGTCTCCGACAACCGGAGCGCCGACGGTTCGGTCATGCTCACGGTCTCGGGCGAGCGCGTCGCGACCAGCGGCGCCTGCGACAACGGGACGACCGGCTTCGCGACCTCGTACTCGACCACGATCGTGTGCGACGGGCCGGGGATCGTGAAGTGCGGGCGCGTGCCGGGGCTCGCGCCGGGCCTCTGGATCCACCGCGTGACCGCCCAGGTCGCGGGCTCGGCCTTCCAGGTGCAGGCGCAGCGCGGTGTCATCCTGGGCGGTCCGGGCTCGCTCGTGTCGAACGTCGTCGAGTGGACGATCTTCGGGCGGAGCTTCGTCGTGACGCAGGCGACCGACGCGAGCCTGTTCGCGCAGCTCGATGCCGCGCAGGCCTACACCGCGTCGAGCGGTCGCCCGGCGCTCGTCCGCTTCGATCGGAACACGTTCCCCGGAGCCGGGTCGCCGCAGACGATCGCCGTGAAGCCGGCGTGCCTCACGCAGGACGACGCGATCTGCACTCCCGACCACCGCGCTACGGGCTACTGCCTGGAGGGGTCGGACGTGACGGTCGACGCGCTCGACAACGACGCGCTGCCGGGCGCTGTCGTCGTCGATGCCGGTACGTGTACCCGCTCGCTTCTTCGCATCTACGGGAGCGACAACGTGCTGCGCGGCCTCGTGCTGCGCGGTAGCCAGAAGCAGAGCCCCGTGACGGCGATCGACACCATCGCCATCTCCGGACTGGGTGCCCGTCGCAACCGGCTCGAGGAGTGCACGGTGGTGGGTCCGACCCTCGGCGACGCGATCAGCGTCGAAGCCAACGCCGGAGCCCCCGACGGTCTGCCCGACCCGGAGAACGTGATCACCGGGGGCGAGATCACCGGCGCCGAGGACAAGGGCATCAAGGTCGTCGGCGGCGGCATGGCGCACGTCGAGCGGAGCTGCATCCACGACAACGCCAACGGCGGCATCCAGGCGACGCTCGGCGGCACCGTCACGGCGATCGAGAACGTGGTGCAGCACAACGTCGGCGGCGCGGCACAGAACGGCCTCTTCGTCGGCGTGCCCGAGACGGTGGGGGCTGCGAACGCGCTCACCACGCGCGGCAACGTCGTCCGCTTCAACGGCAACCGTGGCATCTCGGTCGTGAACAACGGCGCTGCCGTCCTGGTCGGCGACGTCGTCGCCAACAACTACCAGGCCGGCATCCGGGTCGAGACGACGCTGCCGAACGTCCATCCGACGGCGAGCGTTCGGGGCGCCGGCTTCACGTGCAACTACGCGCCGGGTGCGTGCTTCAACTCCCCCGGCGCGTTCTGCCGGGAAGACGGGGAGTGCACGTCGGGATGCATCCCGGGTGGCGGAGCTGCGAGGGGCGTCGGGGCGGCGCTCGCAGCGTGCACCGATCCGGGCTGCCAGGAGCCGAGCGTCGACTTCGGGACGAGCGCCGGCACCGCCGGTCGCAACGCGCTCGCGCTCAACGCCAATCCCATGGGCCTCCCGCCGGGCGGCATCAACTTCAGCAGCGCGCTCACCGCCGGCCCGATCGCCGCGGCGGGCAATCAATGGGAGCACTGCGACACGCCGGCGCCCGATCCGATGGATCCGAACGCCTGCTACGTCGACCAGGCCCAGATGCTCGACGTCCGCCTCGGACCGGGCGCGGCGGGCGTCGATCTCGGCGCGCCGCCGAGCCCGCGACACGGCCCGACGCCGGTCGTGACGGCGATCACGCCCCCGCGTCCGTACGCCGGGCAGCTCGTGCGCGTCTACGGCGGGCCGTTCAACGCCGTCGACGGCGCCGCCTGCCAGCCGAACGGGCTCCCTGCCGATGCGTGCAGCGCCGAGAACTCCGCCGTCGCGACGACCAACGCCGCCGCGGTCGAGGGCAATCGCGTGACGGTCACGATCGGCGGGCAGGCGCTGGCGGCCGAGGTCCATCAGGTCACGCCCGGCATGCTCGTCTTCAAGATGCCGGTCGACTGCTTCGCGCAGGCCGTGTTCACGGTCGCGCGCGGCAGCGCGACGAGCAATCCCGTCATGATCTGCGATCCGGACGGCTGCGCCGACCGGCCCGTCGGCGCTCCCTGCGACGACGACAGCGTGTGCTCGGACGGCGACGTCTGCGGGCTCGACGGCATGTGCAAGAATGGCCCCGCAATCCCCTGCGGGGGCCAATGCGTGCTCGCTGCGTGCGATCCGCTGACGGGCTGCATGCCCGCGCCGGCCGACACACCCTGCGAGGACGGCGATCCGTGCACGGCCGGCGACCATTGCACCGGAAGCGACCTCGCGTGCGAGTCGGGCGGGCCGAACCCATGCGTGGGGCAGTGCCTCACCGGCACGTGCGACCCCCTCGTCGGTTGCCGGCCTGCGGACGAGCTCACGTCGTGCGACGACGGCGACGCCTGCACGACCGGCGATCACTGCACGGGGTTCGATGGGGGCTGTACCGGCAAGCTCGTGGACTGCGACGACGGCAAGGAGTGCACCTTCGATTTCTGCGATCCGGCCTCCGGCTGCCTGCACGAGGACCTCGATCCGGGCACGCCGTGCACCACGAACGACGCCTGTCATCCGGGCAGCGCCTGCCGCGCGGGGGAGTGCGATCCGGGAGGGGCGATCTCGTGCGACGACGGCGACGCGTGCACCGTCGACGTTTGTGAGCCCGAATCCGGCTGCACCAATACGCCGCCGCCCGGCATTCTCGCCACCACCTGCCACTTCGACCGGCTCCGCGCGCTGGTTGGTCGCGTGCCAGCGTCGTCGGCCGCGCTGGCGAAGAAGCTCGGCGCGCGCATCGGCTGCAGCGAGGATCGCGTCACGGCCGCGGCAGGCGCGCCGGCCGGGTCGCGGCGACAGAAGCGTCTGGCGCGCCGTGGGCTGCGTTGCGCGAGCCGCGTCGTCGACCTCGCCCGCAATGCGAAGGGCCTCGAGGCGACGCTGCAGCAGGCACTCGTCGGCGAGGCCGAGACCACCCGCGACGCGATCCGCGCTACCTTTCGACTTCCCTGA
- a CDS encoding DUF6282 family protein yields the protein MPGLADELVVGAIDMHCHHGPDPHRARSVDAMEAAQEADVQGLAAIVLKSHAYPTGPVAILMQKTVERLRVFGGICCDFEVGGLNPAAVEVALRTGAKVVWMPTFSSVVDRRKLHLPGPGIPLLGERARLVPEAEEILRLAQAHDAVVATGHIDLPEQFAIVDASREIGVPVVMTHALETHIGPDHTLEHVIELAARGAMIEFTYLTCIPGGFAASETPEVFARAMMAVGPERAIMSTDFGQAQSPRPAIGMRMFIEEMLGCGVPAAAIDVMARRNPARLLGLR from the coding sequence ATGCCGGGCCTCGCCGACGAGCTGGTGGTGGGCGCGATCGACATGCACTGCCACCACGGTCCGGACCCGCATCGCGCGCGCAGCGTCGACGCGATGGAGGCGGCGCAGGAGGCCGATGTGCAGGGGCTCGCGGCGATCGTCCTCAAGAGCCACGCCTATCCGACGGGGCCGGTTGCGATTCTCATGCAGAAGACCGTCGAGCGTCTGCGCGTGTTCGGCGGGATCTGCTGCGACTTCGAGGTCGGCGGCCTCAATCCGGCCGCGGTCGAGGTCGCGTTGCGCACGGGCGCCAAGGTGGTCTGGATGCCGACCTTCTCGTCCGTCGTCGACCGCCGGAAGCTGCACCTGCCGGGGCCCGGCATTCCGCTGCTCGGAGAACGGGCGCGGCTCGTCCCGGAGGCGGAGGAGATCCTGCGTCTCGCACAGGCCCACGACGCCGTCGTCGCCACGGGGCACATCGACCTCCCGGAGCAGTTCGCGATCGTCGATGCGTCGCGGGAGATCGGCGTGCCGGTCGTCATGACGCACGCGCTCGAGACGCACATCGGGCCCGATCACACGCTCGAGCACGTGATCGAGCTGGCGGCGCGCGGCGCGATGATCGAGTTCACGTATCTGACGTGCATTCCCGGCGGCTTCGCCGCGAGCGAGACGCCGGAGGTGTTCGCCCGCGCCATGATGGCGGTCGGACCCGAGCGCGCGATCATGTCGACCGACTTCGGCCAGGCGCAGAGCCCGCGCCCCGCGATCGGCATGCGCATGTTCATCGAGGAGATGCTCGGCTGCGGCGTGCCCGCGGCGGCGATCGACGTCATGGCGCGCCGCAATCCGGCGCGTCTGCTGGGCCTGCGATGA
- a CDS encoding Gfo/Idh/MocA family oxidoreductase — MSDGPLRIGILGAARIAPMALIQPARRNLEAAVVGIAARDPARAAAFATRYGIERAYGDYDHLLRDSAIEAVYNPLPNSLHAPWTIRALEAGKHVLCEKPFSATVAEAEAMTDAATREGRVLMEAFHYRYHPLFGRLRAIITSGEIGTVRHLEATFCIPLLRPSDIRWRADLAGGALMDTGCYAVHLLRHLSQAEPEIRSAQAAWTRGGVDRWLRAEMSFPSGASARLTCALLSARLLSIRARVIGSEGRIDVLNFVAPQFFHRLRVKTPSGSRSERVAGSPSYDYQLRAFVAAVRSGAAVPTGPADAIANMRAIAAIYRAAERSTR, encoded by the coding sequence ATGAGCGACGGTCCCCTGCGCATCGGGATCCTCGGCGCGGCGCGCATCGCGCCGATGGCGCTCATCCAGCCCGCGCGCCGCAACCTCGAGGCGGCGGTCGTGGGCATCGCCGCGCGCGATCCGGCGCGGGCGGCGGCGTTCGCCACGCGCTACGGCATCGAGCGGGCCTACGGTGACTACGACCACCTGCTGCGCGATTCGGCGATCGAAGCGGTCTACAACCCGCTCCCGAACTCGCTCCACGCGCCCTGGACGATCCGTGCGCTCGAAGCGGGAAAGCACGTCCTGTGCGAGAAGCCCTTCTCGGCGACGGTCGCGGAAGCCGAGGCCATGACGGACGCCGCAACCCGCGAGGGGCGCGTCCTCATGGAGGCGTTCCACTATCGGTACCACCCGCTCTTCGGGCGCCTGCGTGCCATCATCACGTCGGGCGAGATCGGGACGGTGCGCCACCTGGAAGCGACGTTCTGCATTCCGCTGCTCCGCCCGAGCGACATCCGCTGGCGCGCCGACCTCGCCGGCGGCGCGCTCATGGACACCGGCTGCTATGCCGTGCACCTCCTGCGCCACCTCTCCCAGGCGGAGCCCGAGATCCGCTCGGCGCAGGCGGCGTGGACGCGCGGCGGCGTCGATCGTTGGCTGCGTGCCGAGATGTCGTTCCCGAGCGGAGCCAGCGCGCGCCTCACGTGCGCGCTCCTTTCGGCACGCCTGCTCAGCATCCGCGCCCGCGTGATCGGCTCCGAGGGCCGGATCGACGTGCTCAACTTCGTCGCCCCGCAGTTCTTCCACCGGCTGCGGGTGAAGACGCCGTCGGGCAGTCGCTCCGAGCGCGTCGCGGGATCGCCCAGCTACGACTACCAGCTCCGCGCCTTCGTCGCCGCCGTCCGCAGCGGAGCCGCCGTGCCCACCGGTCCCGCCGACGCCATCGCCAACATGCGCGCGATCGCCGCCATCTACCGCGCCGCCGAACGATCAACGAGGTAG
- a CDS encoding SDR family NAD(P)-dependent oxidoreductase, whose translation MLLAGKRIIVTGGASGIAAATVRAYAREGATVWSLDVADAKGAEVAAAAGPRVTYRHCDIAKRDEVDAAVDEAARAMGGLDALANVAAVERGTPAESIPDAEWDLVFGVNVKGTLYTNQAAFRHLKDHGGVIINFGSGAGIRGQRGSAHYSASKAAVMAWTRTVAQEWGQYHIRVNSVVPAIWTPMYDEYRSRMTEQERTIHDMSMAFVIPLGGRLGDPDGDAAPLMVFLASDASRFITGQAIPVDGGMVMLG comes from the coding sequence ATGCTTCTCGCCGGCAAGCGGATCATCGTCACCGGCGGCGCGAGCGGCATCGCGGCCGCCACCGTGCGCGCCTACGCCCGCGAGGGCGCGACCGTATGGTCGCTCGACGTCGCCGACGCCAAGGGCGCCGAGGTCGCCGCCGCCGCGGGGCCGCGCGTCACCTACCGCCACTGCGACATCGCCAAGCGCGACGAGGTCGACGCCGCCGTCGACGAAGCGGCCCGCGCGATGGGCGGCCTCGACGCGCTGGCGAACGTCGCCGCGGTCGAGCGCGGGACGCCCGCCGAGAGCATCCCGGATGCCGAATGGGATCTCGTCTTCGGCGTGAACGTGAAGGGAACGCTCTACACGAACCAGGCCGCCTTCCGGCACCTGAAGGATCACGGCGGCGTGATCATCAACTTCGGCTCCGGCGCCGGCATCCGCGGCCAGCGCGGCTCGGCGCACTACTCCGCCTCGAAGGCCGCCGTCATGGCGTGGACCCGCACGGTCGCGCAGGAGTGGGGCCAGTACCACATCCGCGTGAACAGCGTCGTCCCGGCGATCTGGACGCCGATGTACGACGAGTATCGCTCCCGGATGACGGAGCAGGAGCGCACCATCCACGACATGTCGATGGCGTTCGTGATCCCGCTCGGCGGCAGGCTCGGCGACCCGGACGGCGACGCCGCGCCCCTCATGGTGTTCCTCGCGAGCGATGCCTCGCGGTTCATCACCGGCCAGGCGATCCCGGTCGACGGCGGGATGGTGATGCTCGGGTGA